Proteins from a single region of Streptomyces sp. HUAS 15-9:
- a CDS encoding putative bifunctional diguanylate cyclase/phosphodiesterase yields the protein MDGTGRGAGGRGGPRRGTACRDGPARPRPLAIEAAPELPGADHERRLSWPALPAAVVAAAGFALGAGFLQAFTDGHALFPSGTVGWSLAVLTGIIVGHLVMLGRSRWWGGTGSGAALTLAVLLLYGWVPAGMVSLTVVVLVGTARRNRWRQGVLQGAVDILGIGAGALVLGAFGRVPTVESPWNPDSWTFATAPEVVLVAAAYLAVTRGLLWFLHAPRGGGLPTVARTALVRQGLVAVALLGIAPLVCVVADAQPVLLPLFSIPLVALDSTLWIARARAEEQLRDPLTGLPNRQWLLERIWTALDDAERIGARAALMLIDLDRFRSVNDTLGHLAGDRLLLQIADRLRLALPRGAEAARLGGDEFAVLLPVADSTTSATRVARGLVAALSSPLDLDGLTLVLEASAGVAVFPDHALDAEGLLRRADVAMYQAKRDRTGVEVYESKRDSNTPDRLGLLGDLRRALDAHEVQLHYQPKVRFDGQVAGLEALVRWVHPERGKVPPDEFIAIAESSGLMPHLTEYVLETALAQVARWRAQGLCVPVAVNVSPRDVHTPGFAGSVAARLARHGVPAGALQLEITEHVLLEDPQRAADTLAGLTGHGVKMSLDDFGTGYSSLVHLRRLPVSELKIDRSFVARLAVDTEDAEIVRCTVDLAHSLGLLVVAEGVEDDETWERLRDLGCDAVQGWLVAAAMPPEETTAWLRARGSRGWQRPRAALPAAAADDPGRIG from the coding sequence GTGGACGGGACGGGCCGCGGAGCGGGCGGGCGCGGCGGTCCGCGCCGCGGGACCGCGTGTCGCGACGGACCCGCTCGGCCCCGCCCCCTGGCCATCGAGGCCGCCCCGGAACTCCCGGGCGCGGACCACGAACGCCGACTGTCCTGGCCCGCGCTGCCCGCGGCCGTCGTCGCGGCCGCCGGGTTCGCGCTGGGCGCCGGCTTCCTGCAGGCGTTCACCGACGGTCACGCCCTCTTCCCGTCCGGCACGGTCGGCTGGTCGCTGGCCGTGCTGACCGGCATCATCGTCGGCCACCTCGTCATGCTCGGCCGCTCCCGCTGGTGGGGCGGCACCGGCTCCGGCGCCGCCCTCACCCTCGCCGTACTCCTGCTCTACGGCTGGGTGCCCGCCGGCATGGTCAGCCTCACCGTCGTCGTCCTGGTCGGCACAGCCCGCCGCAACCGCTGGCGACAGGGCGTGCTGCAGGGCGCGGTGGACATCCTCGGCATCGGCGCCGGCGCCCTGGTGCTGGGCGCCTTCGGTCGCGTACCGACCGTCGAGTCGCCCTGGAACCCCGACAGCTGGACCTTCGCCACCGCCCCCGAGGTCGTCCTCGTCGCGGCCGCCTATCTCGCCGTCACCCGCGGTCTGCTGTGGTTCCTGCACGCCCCGCGCGGCGGCGGACTGCCCACCGTCGCCCGGACGGCCCTGGTCAGACAGGGCCTGGTCGCGGTCGCGCTGCTCGGCATCGCACCCCTGGTCTGTGTGGTCGCCGACGCCCAGCCGGTCCTGCTCCCGCTGTTCTCCATCCCCCTCGTCGCCCTCGACTCCACCCTGTGGATAGCCCGGGCCCGGGCGGAGGAGCAGCTGCGCGACCCGCTGACGGGCCTGCCCAACCGGCAGTGGCTCCTGGAGCGGATCTGGACGGCCCTCGACGACGCCGAACGCATCGGCGCCCGGGCCGCCCTGATGCTCATCGACCTCGACCGCTTCCGCTCGGTCAACGACACCCTCGGTCATCTCGCCGGTGACCGGCTGCTGCTGCAGATCGCCGACCGGCTGCGGTTGGCACTGCCCCGCGGTGCGGAGGCCGCCCGGCTCGGCGGCGACGAGTTCGCCGTCTTACTGCCCGTCGCCGACTCCACGACGTCGGCGACCCGGGTCGCCCGCGGCCTGGTGGCCGCCCTCAGCTCCCCGCTCGACCTCGACGGACTCACCCTGGTCCTGGAGGCCAGCGCGGGTGTCGCCGTCTTCCCCGACCACGCCCTGGACGCCGAAGGGCTGCTGCGCCGGGCGGACGTGGCCATGTACCAGGCGAAGCGGGACCGTACGGGCGTCGAGGTGTACGAGTCGAAGCGGGACTCCAACACCCCGGACCGGCTCGGCCTGCTCGGCGATCTGCGCCGGGCCCTGGACGCGCACGAGGTCCAGCTGCACTACCAGCCCAAGGTCCGCTTCGACGGCCAGGTCGCCGGGCTCGAGGCGCTGGTCCGCTGGGTGCACCCCGAGCGCGGCAAGGTGCCGCCGGACGAGTTCATAGCGATCGCCGAGTCCTCGGGGCTGATGCCCCATCTGACGGAGTACGTGCTGGAGACGGCGCTCGCGCAGGTCGCCCGGTGGCGCGCTCAGGGCCTGTGCGTGCCGGTCGCGGTCAACGTCTCCCCGCGTGACGTCCACACGCCCGGCTTCGCCGGATCCGTGGCCGCGCGGCTCGCCCGGCACGGCGTTCCGGCGGGAGCGCTCCAACTGGAGATAACGGAGCACGTGCTGCTGGAGGACCCGCAGCGGGCCGCCGACACCCTCGCCGGGCTGACCGGGCACGGCGTGAAGATGTCGCTGGACGACTTCGGCACCGGCTACTCCTCGCTGGTGCATCTGCGCCGGCTGCCGGTCAGCGAACTGAAGATCGACCGCTCGTTCGTCGCCCGGCTGGCCGTGGACACGGAGGACGCGGAGATCGTGCGGTGCACGGTCGACCTGGCGCACTCCCTCGGGCTGCTGGTCGTCGCCGAGGGCGTCGAGGACGACGAGACCTGGGAGCGGCTGCGCGACCTGGGGTGCGACGCCGTACAGGGCTGGCTGGTCGCCGCGGCGATGCCGCCGGAGGAGACCACGGCGTGGCTGCGTGCCCGCGGCTCGCGGGGCTGGCAGCGTCCGAGGGCAGCCCTCCCGGCGGCCGCCGCGGACGACCCGGGGCGGATCGGCTAG
- a CDS encoding cupin domain-containing protein has product MSLIVPTFDETVVVRQAEAEVVGRAPTTVRLLADSGSTGGALSTQRVALTQGADGASPHRHDGSAEMFFVLDGAAELLSGDEVVTAGPGDLVVVPPGRPHAFAAVPGCDADLLIVITPGVERFEYFRHLRRIALGEATPESLLGVQDLYDNHFLRSPAWDAHRRGPER; this is encoded by the coding sequence ATGTCCCTGATCGTTCCGACATTCGACGAGACCGTGGTCGTCCGGCAGGCGGAGGCCGAGGTCGTCGGCCGTGCGCCCACCACCGTCCGGCTGCTGGCCGACAGCGGCAGTACCGGCGGGGCCCTGTCCACGCAGCGCGTCGCCCTCACCCAGGGCGCCGACGGCGCCTCCCCGCACCGCCACGACGGCTCGGCCGAGATGTTCTTCGTGCTCGACGGCGCCGCCGAACTGCTCTCCGGCGACGAGGTCGTCACCGCCGGGCCCGGGGACCTGGTCGTCGTCCCGCCCGGCAGGCCGCACGCCTTCGCCGCCGTCCCCGGCTGCGACGCCGACCTGCTCATCGTCATCACGCCGGGCGTCGAGCGCTTCGAGTACTTCCGTCATCTGCGGCGCATCGCCCTCGGCGAGGCCACCCCGGAGAGCCTTCTGGGGGTGCAGGACCTGTACGACAACCACTTCCTGCGCAGCCCGGCCTGGGACGCCCACCGCCGAGGGCCCGAGCGCTGA
- the gatC gene encoding Asp-tRNA(Asn)/Glu-tRNA(Gln) amidotransferase subunit GatC has product MPGITREEVAHLARLARLELKPEELEHFAGQLDDIIGAVARVSEVADQDVPPTSHPLPLTNVMRADEVRPSLTPAQALSGAPAQEQQRFKVPQILGED; this is encoded by the coding sequence ATGCCTGGCATCACGCGCGAGGAGGTCGCCCACCTCGCCCGGCTGGCGCGTCTGGAGCTGAAGCCCGAAGAACTCGAACACTTCGCAGGCCAGCTGGACGACATCATCGGCGCGGTCGCACGCGTCAGCGAGGTCGCCGACCAAGACGTACCGCCGACCTCTCACCCGCTCCCGCTGACGAACGTCATGCGCGCGGACGAGGTCCGTCCCTCGCTCACCCCCGCGCAGGCGCTCTCCGGCGCCCCGGCCCAGGAGCAGCAGCGTTTCAAGGTGCCGCAGATCCTGGGGGAGGACTGA
- the gatA gene encoding Asp-tRNA(Asn)/Glu-tRNA(Gln) amidotransferase subunit GatA gives MTDIIKLTAAETAEKIASGELTAVQVTEAHLARIEAVDEKVHAFLHVDREGALAQARAVDEKRAKGEKLGPLAGVPLALKDIFTTEGVPTTVGSKILEGWIPPYDATLTKRLKAADVVILGKTNMDEFAMGSSTENSAFGPTGNPWDLTKIPGGSGGGSSAALASFQAPLAIGTDTGGSIRQPAAVTGTVGVKPTYGAVSRFGMVAFSSSLDQGGPCARTVLDAALLHEVIAGHDPLDSTSIDAPVPPVVEAARNGSVQGMRIGVVKQFRGEGYQAGVIQRFDESVELLKELGAEIVELDCPSFDLALSAYYLIAPSECSSNLARFDGLRYGLRTGDDGSHSAEEVTSLTREEGFGPEVKRRIMLGTYALSSGYYDAYYGSAQKVRTLITRDFEKAFEQVDVMVSPTTPTTAFAIGERADDPMAMYLADLCTIPTNLAGNAAMSLPCGLAPEDGLPVGLQIIAPALKDDRLYKVGAAVEAAFVEKWGHPLLEEAPSL, from the coding sequence ATGACGGACATCATCAAGCTCACGGCCGCCGAGACCGCGGAGAAGATCGCCTCCGGTGAGCTCACGGCCGTCCAGGTCACCGAGGCCCACCTCGCCCGGATCGAGGCCGTCGACGAGAAGGTGCACGCCTTCCTGCACGTCGACCGCGAGGGCGCCCTGGCGCAGGCCCGTGCCGTCGACGAGAAGCGGGCGAAGGGGGAGAAGCTCGGGCCGCTGGCCGGCGTTCCCCTCGCGCTCAAGGACATCTTCACCACCGAGGGCGTTCCGACGACCGTCGGTTCGAAGATCCTCGAGGGCTGGATCCCGCCGTACGACGCGACGCTCACCAAGCGGCTGAAGGCCGCCGACGTGGTCATCCTCGGCAAGACCAACATGGACGAGTTCGCCATGGGGTCCTCGACGGAGAACAGCGCCTTCGGGCCCACCGGCAACCCCTGGGACCTCACCAAGATCCCCGGCGGTTCCGGCGGCGGCTCCAGCGCCGCCCTCGCCTCCTTCCAGGCCCCGCTCGCCATCGGCACCGACACCGGCGGCTCCATCCGTCAGCCGGCCGCCGTCACCGGCACGGTCGGTGTGAAGCCGACCTACGGCGCGGTCTCCCGGTTCGGCATGGTCGCCTTCTCGTCCTCCCTCGACCAGGGTGGGCCCTGCGCCCGTACGGTCCTGGACGCGGCGCTGCTGCACGAGGTGATCGCCGGACACGACCCGCTCGACTCCACCTCCATCGACGCCCCGGTGCCGCCGGTGGTCGAGGCCGCCCGCAACGGCAGCGTCCAGGGCATGCGGATCGGTGTGGTCAAGCAGTTCCGCGGCGAGGGCTACCAGGCCGGCGTCATCCAGCGCTTCGACGAGTCCGTCGAACTGCTGAAGGAGCTGGGCGCCGAGATCGTCGAGCTGGACTGCCCGTCCTTCGACCTCGCCCTGTCGGCGTACTACCTGATCGCCCCGTCCGAGTGCTCGTCCAACCTCGCCCGCTTCGACGGCCTGCGCTACGGCCTGCGGACCGGCGACGACGGCAGCCACTCGGCCGAGGAGGTCACCTCCCTCACCCGTGAGGAGGGTTTCGGCCCCGAGGTCAAGCGCCGCATCATGCTGGGCACGTACGCGCTGAGCTCCGGCTACTACGACGCGTACTACGGCTCCGCGCAGAAGGTCCGCACGCTGATCACGCGCGACTTCGAGAAGGCCTTCGAGCAGGTCGACGTGATGGTCTCCCCGACGACGCCGACCACCGCCTTCGCGATCGGCGAGCGCGCCGACGACCCGATGGCGATGTACCTCGCCGACCTGTGCACCATCCCCACCAACCTGGCGGGCAACGCGGCCATGTCGCTGCCCTGCGGTCTGGCCCCGGAGGACGGCCTCCCGGTCGGTCTGCAGATCATCGCCCCGGCGCTGAAGGACGACCGTCTTTACAAGGTCGGCGCCGCTGTCGAGGCCGCGTTCGTGGAAAAGTGGGGTCACCCGCTGCTCGAGGAGGCTCCGTCGCTGTGA
- the gatB gene encoding Asp-tRNA(Asn)/Glu-tRNA(Gln) amidotransferase subunit GatB — MTTTTDLVSYEDALASYDPVMGLEVHVELGTKTKMFCGCSTELGAEPNSQTCPTCLGLPGSLPVVNATGVESAIKIGLALHCEIAEWCRFARKNYFYPDMPKNFQTSQYDEPIAYNGYLDVQLEDGETFRVEIERAHMEEDTGKSTHVGGATGRIHGAQHSLLDYNRAGIPLIEIVTKPIVGAGERAPEVARAYVRELRELIKALGVSEARMEMGQMRCDVNLSLMPKGGDKFGTRSETKNVNSLRSVERAARFEIMRHAAVLDGGGKVIQETRHFHEDTGSTTSGRVKEEAEDYRYFPEPDLVPVAPSREWVEQIRAALPEMPLARRTRLLAEWGISATDMQAILNAGALDPIVATIDAGAGAASARKWWMGELARSANESGKALDELAITPEQVARIAHLVSSGDLNDKLARQVIEGVLAGEGTPDEVVEKRGLKVVSDEGALTAAVEEAIAGNPGIADKIRGGKVAAVGALVGAVMKATRGQADAARVKGLILEKLGVGEG, encoded by the coding sequence GTGACCACCACGACCGACCTGGTGTCGTACGAAGATGCGCTGGCGTCGTACGACCCCGTCATGGGCCTCGAGGTCCATGTCGAACTCGGCACCAAGACCAAGATGTTCTGCGGGTGTTCGACCGAGCTGGGCGCCGAGCCCAACTCGCAGACCTGCCCGACCTGCCTCGGCCTGCCCGGCTCGCTCCCGGTCGTCAACGCGACCGGCGTCGAGTCCGCGATCAAGATCGGTCTCGCGCTGCACTGCGAGATCGCCGAGTGGTGCCGCTTCGCCCGGAAGAACTACTTCTATCCGGACATGCCGAAGAACTTCCAGACCTCCCAGTACGACGAGCCGATCGCCTACAACGGCTACCTCGACGTACAGCTGGAGGACGGCGAGACCTTCCGCGTGGAGATCGAGCGCGCCCACATGGAGGAGGACACCGGCAAGTCGACGCACGTCGGCGGCGCCACCGGCCGCATCCACGGCGCGCAGCACTCGCTGCTGGACTACAACCGCGCCGGCATCCCGCTCATCGAGATCGTCACCAAGCCGATCGTCGGTGCCGGGGAGCGCGCTCCCGAGGTCGCCCGGGCGTACGTCCGTGAGCTGCGCGAGCTCATCAAGGCGCTCGGCGTGTCCGAGGCCCGTATGGAGATGGGCCAGATGCGCTGCGACGTGAACCTGTCGCTGATGCCCAAGGGCGGTGACAAGTTCGGCACGCGCTCCGAGACGAAGAACGTCAACTCGCTGCGTTCCGTGGAGCGCGCGGCCCGCTTCGAGATCATGCGGCACGCGGCCGTGCTCGACGGCGGTGGCAAGGTCATCCAGGAGACCCGTCACTTCCACGAGGACACCGGGTCCACGACCTCGGGCCGCGTGAAGGAGGAGGCCGAGGACTACCGGTACTTCCCGGAGCCCGACCTCGTCCCGGTGGCCCCCTCCCGCGAGTGGGTCGAGCAGATCCGCGCCGCGCTGCCGGAGATGCCGCTTGCCCGCCGCACCCGTCTGCTGGCGGAGTGGGGCATCTCGGCCACCGACATGCAGGCGATCCTCAACGCGGGCGCGCTGGACCCGATCGTCGCCACGATCGACGCCGGTGCCGGCGCGGCCTCGGCCCGCAAGTGGTGGATGGGTGAGCTGGCGCGCAGCGCCAACGAGTCGGGCAAGGCGCTCGACGAGCTGGCCATCACGCCCGAGCAGGTCGCCCGGATCGCCCACCTGGTCTCCTCCGGTGACCTGAACGACAAGCTGGCCCGTCAGGTCATCGAGGGCGTCCTCGCGGGCGAGGGCACCCCGGACGAGGTCGTCGAGAAGCGCGGTCTGAAGGTCGTCTCCGACGAGGGCGCGCTGACGGCCGCCGTCGAGGAGGCCATCGCCGGCAACCCGGGCATCGCCGACAAGATCCGCGGCGGCAAGGTGGCCGCGGTGGGCGCCCTGGTCGGCGCGGTCATGAAGGCCACCCGCGGCCAGGCCGACGCGGCCCGCGTCAAGGGGCTGATCCTGGAGAAGCTGGGCGTCGGCGAGGGCTGA